The following coding sequences are from one Terriglobales bacterium window:
- a CDS encoding FAD-dependent oxidoreductase, producing the protein MEGVKKVFDVAVIGAGPAGSAAAITAAREGFAVALLESGSFPRHKVCGEFVSGEALPILKSLIPNDELLARAPRIRTARLFLDDRGVDFVVEPAAVSLSRHALDQRLWDSAIAEGVWASDRARVAAVRKEQSFFSIESKGSRLRARAVVNASGRWSNLSRPKAEIGDSWIGLKQHFIEDNASLRCDLYFFRGGYCGVQALGNGTINVAAMVRADLARTLTGVFGQNRELAARSRNWHPASEAVATSPLLFSAPRTSDKDTVLVGDAAAFIDPFAGDGISMALHSGRLAALSLAPYLREEYSLGAALEKYDSAYRELLQPALKAAARLRRLLQLPKTLRLTALSLLQWGPLARLAVQQTRVRMIA; encoded by the coding sequence GTGGAAGGCGTAAAGAAGGTTTTCGATGTCGCAGTGATCGGCGCAGGACCTGCCGGTAGCGCTGCCGCGATTACGGCGGCACGGGAGGGCTTCGCTGTTGCACTCCTCGAGTCCGGCAGCTTTCCCAGACATAAGGTGTGTGGCGAATTCGTCTCCGGCGAAGCTTTGCCAATCTTGAAATCGCTCATTCCTAACGACGAATTACTAGCTCGCGCACCTCGCATCAGGACCGCTCGCCTATTTCTCGACGATCGAGGGGTGGACTTTGTAGTAGAGCCTGCGGCCGTGAGTCTCTCGCGGCATGCACTCGACCAGCGCCTCTGGGACTCGGCCATTGCCGAAGGCGTTTGGGCCAGTGATCGAGCACGGGTAGCCGCAGTACGTAAGGAGCAATCGTTCTTCTCCATCGAGTCAAAAGGAAGCCGACTGCGTGCGCGGGCGGTAGTCAATGCGAGCGGGCGCTGGTCGAATCTTTCCCGTCCAAAAGCGGAGATTGGCGATAGCTGGATCGGCCTTAAACAGCACTTCATCGAAGACAACGCTTCGCTGCGTTGCGATCTGTATTTCTTTCGAGGCGGATATTGCGGTGTTCAGGCGCTAGGGAATGGCACGATCAACGTAGCCGCGATGGTACGAGCTGATCTGGCGCGAACTCTCACGGGAGTCTTCGGGCAAAATCGAGAATTGGCGGCGCGGTCTCGCAACTGGCACCCCGCGAGTGAAGCAGTGGCCACGTCTCCGTTATTGTTTAGCGCGCCCCGAACTTCCGACAAAGATACAGTTCTGGTCGGCGACGCTGCCGCTTTTATCGATCCATTTGCCGGCGATGGCATCTCCATGGCTCTGCACAGCGGACGCCTTGCCGCACTCAGTCTCGCTCCATATCTGCGAGAGGAATACTCGCTTGGGGCCGCGCTAGAGAAGTACGACAGTGCTTACAGAGAGCTTCTGCAACCTGCGCTGAAAGCAGCGGCTCGTTTGCGACGTTTGCTGCAGCTTCCCAAAACGCTGAGGCTCACCGCCCTCTCACTTCTCCAGTGGGGACCGCTAGCCCGCTTGGCGGTGCAACAAACGCGCGTCCGGATGATCGCCTGA
- a CDS encoding ABC transporter ATP-binding protein has product MFKKLDPLKPYLYKYRVQFFWGGSVLLLNNLIWIFFPQVIGRAINDLNQGITQHKIVTYSLALIAIALGKGLFQFLMRWILIGISREIEFDLRNDLFRHLESLSYSYYQRTRVGDIMARATNDLNAVRMLLGPAIMYTANTIVFTAGALAFMLKISPRLTMFAFLPLPVASILVQYFGRRIHERFERIQATFSDISARAQENFSGARLVRAYVQEEPEIELFETANREYIARSLKLVRLIGMLWPTLEMLLGLAIILVLWLGGREVLLHRMNVGNFVAYNTYMVQLTWPVIALGWVINIFQRGTASLGRINEIFSERPDVTDDRVAPDLKELSAIHGDIEFRGLTFSYPTGGEVLSGIELRIPAGTSLAIVGPTGSGKSTLVSLIPRIYDAAAGSVLIDGRNITDFPLETLRKNIGFVPQETFLFSSSIRDNIAFGTEQSTDEEVEAAAQAASLAQEIHGFPQGYATVVGERGLMLSGGQKQRTAIARAIIRNPRILILDDALSSVDTYTEERILNHLREIMQGRTTIFISHRVSTVRAADQIAVLHGGEIVELGPHEDLLALNGYYADLYNKQLLEEELAKV; this is encoded by the coding sequence ATGTTCAAGAAGCTCGACCCACTCAAGCCCTATCTCTACAAATACCGCGTCCAGTTCTTCTGGGGCGGGTCGGTGCTTCTTCTCAATAACCTGATTTGGATTTTCTTTCCTCAGGTCATCGGACGCGCCATCAATGATCTAAATCAGGGCATAACGCAGCACAAGATTGTTACTTATTCGCTCGCGCTGATAGCGATTGCGCTGGGCAAAGGCCTCTTCCAGTTCCTGATGCGCTGGATATTGATCGGTATCTCGCGCGAGATCGAGTTTGATCTGCGGAACGATCTGTTCCGGCATCTCGAGTCTCTCTCCTACTCTTACTACCAGCGCACGCGCGTGGGGGACATTATGGCGCGCGCGACTAATGACCTGAATGCCGTTCGCATGTTGCTTGGTCCAGCAATCATGTATACGGCCAACACGATCGTCTTCACTGCGGGCGCTCTTGCTTTCATGCTGAAAATCAGCCCGCGGCTGACAATGTTTGCGTTCCTCCCGCTGCCCGTAGCCAGCATCCTGGTTCAGTATTTTGGGCGACGCATTCACGAGCGCTTCGAACGCATCCAGGCTACGTTCTCTGATATCTCCGCACGAGCACAGGAGAACTTCTCCGGTGCGCGACTGGTGCGTGCATACGTTCAGGAAGAGCCAGAAATCGAACTCTTTGAGACCGCGAACCGCGAATACATAGCGCGCAGCCTGAAATTAGTTCGCCTCATCGGCATGTTGTGGCCCACTTTGGAGATGCTCCTGGGCCTCGCGATCATCCTCGTGCTGTGGCTTGGTGGAAGGGAAGTACTGCTGCACCGGATGAATGTCGGCAACTTCGTGGCTTACAACACGTACATGGTGCAGCTCACCTGGCCGGTTATCGCGCTCGGCTGGGTTATCAATATCTTCCAGCGGGGCACAGCTTCGTTGGGACGAATCAACGAGATCTTCTCCGAGCGTCCGGATGTAACCGACGATCGCGTTGCCCCGGATTTGAAAGAACTCTCAGCGATTCACGGCGACATTGAGTTCCGTGGTCTGACCTTCAGCTATCCGACGGGTGGAGAGGTACTTTCCGGCATCGAGCTCAGAATTCCCGCTGGGACAAGCCTGGCGATCGTGGGTCCCACGGGTTCCGGTAAAAGCACGCTCGTGAGTTTGATTCCGCGCATTTATGACGCGGCTGCAGGTTCGGTCCTAATTGATGGGCGGAACATCACCGACTTTCCTCTTGAGACTCTGCGCAAGAATATTGGATTCGTCCCGCAGGAAACCTTTCTCTTCAGCTCGAGCATTCGCGACAATATCGCCTTCGGCACCGAGCAAAGTACCGATGAGGAAGTCGAAGCCGCAGCGCAAGCCGCCAGCTTGGCGCAGGAGATCCACGGATTTCCTCAAGGCTACGCGACGGTGGTTGGTGAACGCGGGTTAATGTTATCGGGGGGACAGAAGCAGAGGACCGCCATTGCTCGAGCCATCATTCGCAATCCGCGCATCCTCATTCTCGATGACGCTCTTTCCAGCGTCGATACCTACACAGAGGAGCGTATTCTGAATCATCTGCGCGAGATCATGCAGGGACGCACCACGATTTTCATCTCGCATCGCGTCTCAACCGTGCGCGCAGCGGATCAGATTGCGGTGTTGCACGGCGGAGAGATCGTCGAATTGGGCCCTCACGAAGACTTGTTAGCGCTTAATGGCTACTACGCCGATCTCTACAACAAGCAGTTGCTGGAAGAAGAACTCGCGAAGGTTTAG
- a CDS encoding methyltransferase domain-containing protein — protein sequence MQRVVTPELLDEDLGTPEEIRSTLLDLRGFNRNFGGFRSITSLLKNVARKNRLQSLSFLDVAGGTGDVADFVQLTLRKEGLLVKATVLDRAVSHMTGNDAGLGRVAGDALRLPFASRSFDIVGCNLFCHHLEPADVVSFFDEALRVARRAVIVSDLRRNLFHWIVASAGRFTYRSRLTRNDAPASVRRAYTPSEIAELARKSVAASFDLWPHYFQRFGLILWKA from the coding sequence ATGCAACGCGTGGTCACGCCCGAATTGCTCGACGAGGATTTGGGCACGCCTGAAGAAATTCGGAGTACGCTGCTCGATCTTCGAGGCTTTAATCGAAACTTCGGTGGGTTCCGCAGCATCACTTCACTACTGAAGAATGTCGCGCGCAAGAATCGCCTCCAATCGTTGTCATTCCTGGACGTCGCTGGCGGGACTGGCGATGTCGCCGACTTCGTACAACTAACGTTGCGAAAAGAGGGTCTTCTGGTGAAGGCAACTGTGCTCGATCGTGCGGTGTCACACATGACTGGGAACGATGCTGGTCTTGGAAGAGTCGCTGGGGATGCCTTGCGATTGCCTTTTGCTTCCCGAAGCTTCGATATCGTTGGCTGCAACCTCTTTTGCCATCATCTCGAGCCGGCCGACGTGGTCTCGTTCTTCGATGAAGCTTTGCGGGTCGCTAGACGTGCAGTGATCGTCAGCGATTTGCGTCGGAATTTGTTTCACTGGATTGTTGCCTCTGCGGGACGCTTTACCTATCGCAGCCGGCTTACTCGCAATGATGCTCCCGCTTCGGTTCGGCGGGCTTACACCCCGAGCGAAATTGCTGAGCTGGCTCGCAAGAGCGTTGCTGCCTCGTTCGATCTCTGGCCACACTACTTTCAGCGTTTCGGACTAATTTTGTGGAAGGCGTAA